One genomic region from Dehalobacter restrictus DSM 9455 encodes:
- a CDS encoding phosphodiester glycosidase family protein codes for MIQFKKALSVVIAMMLFVATLSSEAAALPAALYQSSTLQTITAGATLENISRFTLNGWLNINVLRIDTTNPNIRIDTLTNDQITEKLVTVPALAQQDNAVAAVNASFFNAINAGTGYADGPIVQDGSLLSTAGWYNQNKNEMASLSLSNYGELSIDYWKNELQLIGPDFAPFVVSQYNQPSRRNYTDITVLDKKWGASTLGASAAYPDLVEVLVSDGRVVEVRQAQSAAAIPTNGFVIISRGEQAAELVQSLQIGGQASLSLNSTPDWSGLQMSVTGASILVRDGQIPDKFSYNVSSFNQSNPRTLAGSTQDGKQLILVTVDGRQDNSIGLTQKESAELMLQLGAYNAMILDGGGSTTMVARTPGTKQLQVANVPSEGTLRPVANAIGIFSLAPAGTLSRLIIETESPNVFVNTSRSFTLKGVDQYANPVDIDPEDVKWGVSGIKGTFTGSTLRPTSVGDGKVTAKVGDLTAELDICSLSAPARLILSTNESKLPSGQSQTIQVTGCSLEGFTARIQPEDIQWKVYGSIGIGDCLNGVFQAQNAGIGYIEASVGNAHAYCAVAVSSENAENKYAFEDSFGTFSASSENVRGSYRISSGQVYAGQTSGELMYDFLYTEDPGEASILFGNKGVPLNANTSGLAVWVYNSLENTNKLMGEIIDANGKKHQVQFSADMSWNGWRQVSTSLGSINSPRYLTRLYVRNTDPSNSGGVIYWDELTASVSNHPAIDTAKIPQNTVLTDKANRAATFSAGSSNFRFAVFGSSVQPSSKSKQQSLMQLNTFINKNMDLAIYTGANAAKLAGGVTKPAMKTGSGYKTFHYKNSTFIQLDCCKGGLRRTDPAQWTSLFKELNSSKGDQIFVSMDCAPGSFVNAKEAALLKDTLADYHKETGKNVYVFYPGSTDQVQLDRGVRYISCAGFNTSAAGKQANKLIVTVLGDQVTYEFKAL; via the coding sequence ATGATTCAATTTAAAAAAGCATTATCCGTTGTTATCGCCATGATGTTATTCGTCGCAACGCTTTCAAGTGAAGCAGCAGCCTTGCCGGCTGCGCTTTACCAATCAAGCACCCTGCAAACGATTACTGCTGGGGCAACTTTGGAGAATATATCGAGATTCACTTTGAACGGCTGGTTAAACATTAATGTTTTACGAATCGATACGACGAATCCTAATATAAGAATTGATACATTGACAAACGATCAGATCACAGAAAAACTCGTCACTGTTCCCGCTCTAGCTCAACAAGATAACGCTGTGGCAGCGGTGAATGCCAGTTTTTTCAATGCAATAAATGCGGGAACCGGCTATGCCGACGGACCAATCGTTCAAGATGGCAGCTTGTTGTCGACAGCCGGCTGGTATAATCAAAATAAAAATGAAATGGCTTCTTTAAGCTTAAGCAATTACGGCGAATTGAGTATTGACTATTGGAAAAATGAGCTTCAATTGATTGGCCCTGATTTTGCGCCGTTTGTTGTTTCTCAGTACAACCAGCCCAGCCGTCGGAATTATACCGATATTACCGTTCTTGATAAGAAATGGGGGGCTTCCACACTAGGGGCTTCGGCTGCCTATCCTGACCTGGTTGAAGTTCTTGTATCTGACGGCCGGGTTGTGGAGGTGCGTCAGGCTCAGTCAGCCGCAGCGATTCCTACTAATGGCTTTGTAATCATCTCCAGGGGAGAACAAGCAGCAGAACTGGTGCAAAGTCTGCAAATTGGCGGACAAGCTTCCCTAAGCCTAAACTCGACCCCGGACTGGTCCGGCCTTCAAATGTCAGTCACCGGAGCTTCTATTCTGGTTAGAGACGGTCAGATACCCGATAAATTCTCATATAATGTTAGCAGCTTTAATCAGAGTAATCCCCGCACGCTCGCAGGAAGTACGCAGGACGGCAAACAACTGATTCTGGTTACTGTGGACGGAAGACAGGACAACAGTATCGGTCTTACCCAAAAAGAGTCAGCAGAACTGATGCTGCAGCTGGGCGCTTACAATGCCATGATACTTGACGGAGGCGGGTCAACGACTATGGTAGCCCGAACCCCTGGGACAAAGCAGCTCCAGGTTGCCAATGTCCCTTCAGAGGGAACATTAAGGCCGGTTGCGAACGCCATCGGGATTTTTTCTTTGGCTCCTGCCGGAACACTTTCAAGATTAATCATTGAAACCGAAAGTCCAAATGTTTTTGTCAATACTTCGAGAAGTTTTACACTTAAAGGAGTAGACCAATACGCGAACCCGGTGGACATTGACCCTGAGGATGTGAAGTGGGGAGTCAGCGGTATCAAAGGCACGTTTACAGGAAGTACGCTTCGTCCGACTTCCGTGGGGGATGGAAAAGTCACCGCAAAGGTAGGGGATTTGACGGCTGAGTTGGATATTTGCTCTTTAAGCGCCCCTGCAAGACTTATTCTGAGTACCAATGAAAGCAAGTTGCCGTCAGGGCAAAGCCAGACGATACAGGTTACAGGCTGCAGTCTGGAGGGATTTACAGCTCGGATTCAGCCGGAAGATATTCAGTGGAAGGTATACGGCAGCATCGGCATCGGAGATTGTCTTAATGGTGTCTTCCAGGCTCAGAACGCAGGTATAGGCTATATCGAGGCTTCCGTCGGCAATGCTCATGCCTACTGTGCGGTTGCCGTATCTTCGGAAAATGCGGAAAATAAATATGCTTTTGAAGACAGCTTTGGGACATTCTCAGCAAGCTCGGAAAATGTCAGGGGTTCTTACCGGATCAGCAGCGGGCAGGTTTATGCAGGTCAAACATCCGGAGAACTGATGTATGATTTTCTTTATACGGAGGACCCTGGTGAGGCATCCATCCTTTTTGGAAACAAAGGGGTTCCGCTTAACGCCAATACGTCAGGCCTTGCTGTTTGGGTTTATAATTCTCTGGAGAATACCAATAAACTCATGGGAGAAATTATTGATGCCAACGGTAAAAAGCATCAGGTCCAATTTTCAGCGGATATGAGCTGGAATGGATGGAGACAGGTCAGCACGTCTCTTGGAAGTATCAATTCCCCGCGCTATTTGACAAGACTCTACGTCCGGAACACGGATCCTTCCAATAGCGGCGGAGTGATTTATTGGGATGAGCTTACGGCAAGCGTGAGCAATCATCCTGCCATTGATACTGCCAAGATACCCCAAAATACTGTACTTACGGATAAGGCCAACCGGGCGGCAACGTTCTCTGCGGGATCAAGCAATTTCAGGTTTGCGGTGTTTGGAAGCAGTGTGCAGCCCAGCAGCAAATCCAAACAACAAAGCTTGATGCAACTGAATACGTTTATCAATAAAAATATGGATCTTGCCATTTACACCGGAGCAAACGCTGCCAAATTAGCCGGAGGAGTGACCAAACCTGCTATGAAAACTGGCAGCGGGTATAAAACCTTTCATTACAAGAACAGTACTTTCATTCAGCTTGATTGCTGCAAAGGCGGGCTCCGGAGAACTGACCCGGCGCAATGGACCTCGCTGTTCAAAGAATTAAACAGCAGCAAAGGCGATCAAATCTTTGTATCCATGGACTGTGCCCCTGGTTCATTTGTTAATGCCAAAGAAGCTGCTTTACTTAAGGATACTTTAGCGGATTACCACAAGGAGACCGGCAAAAATGTCTATGTCTTTTATCCGGGCTCCACGGATCAAGTTCAGCTGGACAGGGGAGTACGATACATTTCCTGTGCGGGCTTCAACACTTCCGCAGCAGGCAAACAGGCCAATAAGCTGATTGTTACCGTTCTAGGTGATCAAGTTACCTACGAATTTAAAGCGCTATAA
- a CDS encoding class I SAM-dependent methyltransferase, whose product MEVFFEYSGFRLIHCLKCDLIMNEHVALIIQGSSPDGLIDATYDDSWIMMRQRYIQDTFLQHASFNILLLEVFCPHKGDLLEIGSGTGEFIFMAKNAGWKATGVEPSEKACIFADERFGIQMINHVWQTGVLEQNKKFEAIVFWHVLEHMADPVGFLKEISGLLKPDGKIFFSIPNRDSFTNAVYGPYSPLFMERDHLFHYNATNLTLLLEEAGLKPVSLFSRETYQKMESDLNALSKISNRPDSGSLDQMMGMIARLQSQHQGHELFCIAVSLFL is encoded by the coding sequence TTGGAAGTTTTTTTTGAATACAGCGGATTCAGACTGATTCATTGCCTGAAATGCGACTTAATTATGAACGAGCACGTTGCTTTGATCATACAGGGCAGCAGCCCAGACGGTCTGATTGACGCAACGTATGACGACAGCTGGATCATGATGCGCCAGCGGTACATCCAGGATACTTTTCTGCAGCATGCAAGTTTTAATATTTTGCTGCTGGAAGTGTTTTGCCCCCATAAAGGTGACCTTCTGGAAATCGGTTCCGGTACAGGCGAATTTATTTTCATGGCTAAAAATGCGGGATGGAAGGCCACGGGTGTAGAACCGTCTGAAAAGGCATGTATATTTGCTGATGAACGATTCGGAATTCAAATGATTAATCATGTATGGCAGACTGGCGTATTGGAACAAAATAAAAAATTTGAGGCAATTGTGTTCTGGCATGTTCTGGAGCATATGGCTGATCCGGTGGGATTCCTCAAAGAAATATCCGGTTTGTTAAAACCGGATGGGAAAATATTTTTCAGCATTCCAAACAGGGATTCATTCACCAACGCGGTTTACGGACCTTATTCCCCGCTTTTTATGGAAAGGGATCACCTGTTTCATTATAATGCTACGAATCTGACCCTGCTTCTGGAAGAGGCAGGACTCAAGCCAGTTTCACTTTTTTCGAGGGAAACGTATCAAAAAATGGAATCGGACCTGAACGCTTTATCAAAAATATCGAACAGGCCTGATAGCGGATCCCTCGATCAGATGATGGGAATGATAGCACGGCTGCAGTCTCAGCACCAGGGGCATGAACTGTTCTGTATTGCAGTTTCATTATTTTTATAG
- a CDS encoding glycosyltransferase family 2 protein: MEKKKILLGSPVCQKSNILREFLDSLTRLEQEDVCIEYIFVDDNHEEESSRQLLLFAQNKPVRLYQSVDKEKNPETYVCDDATHYWKEHLIWKVAKFKDFMIQKAIEGSYDYLFLVDSDLLLYPRTITHLIGTGKNIISEIFWTTWYPETPELPNVWLYDSYDMVRRPRGESLTPEEQMKRQQAFLNQLKVPGVYEVGGLGACTLMSRKALLQGICFREIENLTLWGEDRHFCIRVKALGLDLFVDTHYPAYHIYRESALEGVSDFKKKCDVDKGRLEIKERTNKKYLSVHRPKLTLSMIMKNEANRYLEKVLEEHRHYIDEAVIIDDGSTDNSVDLCRKILRGIPYQIIQNPVSRFQNEVELRKQQWEETVRTNPEWILNLDADEMFERKFKEKVQDLICNPDVDLYFFRLYDFWDDNHYREDKYWQAHSIYRPFLIRYRPDFQAEWNEIPLHCGRFPKNITMLSYALGDLRIKHLGWADPKDRLAKYLRYLQLDPESRYGWKEQYESILDPNPRLVEWEDSPLR; the protein is encoded by the coding sequence ATGGAGAAGAAAAAGATTCTGCTGGGAAGCCCTGTCTGCCAAAAATCCAATATCTTACGAGAATTCCTTGATTCGCTGACCAGACTGGAACAGGAAGATGTATGCATCGAGTATATTTTTGTTGATGATAATCATGAGGAAGAGTCCAGCCGGCAGCTGCTGCTTTTCGCCCAAAACAAACCGGTCAGACTGTATCAATCCGTGGACAAAGAAAAGAATCCTGAAACCTACGTATGTGATGACGCAACCCATTACTGGAAAGAGCACCTGATATGGAAGGTTGCTAAGTTTAAAGATTTTATGATTCAAAAAGCGATTGAAGGTTCTTACGATTATTTGTTTTTAGTTGATTCGGATTTGCTTCTTTATCCTCGAACCATCACCCACCTGATTGGAACCGGCAAAAATATTATTTCTGAAATCTTCTGGACGACGTGGTATCCGGAAACTCCGGAGCTGCCCAATGTGTGGCTGTATGACAGCTATGATATGGTTCGCAGGCCCAGGGGGGAGAGCCTGACCCCGGAGGAACAAATGAAGAGGCAGCAGGCTTTTCTCAATCAATTGAAAGTCCCCGGCGTTTACGAAGTAGGAGGTCTCGGAGCATGCACACTGATGAGCAGAAAAGCCCTGCTTCAAGGAATCTGTTTCAGGGAAATAGAAAATTTGACTTTATGGGGAGAAGACCGCCATTTCTGCATTCGGGTCAAGGCGCTAGGGTTAGACTTGTTTGTGGATACGCATTATCCTGCTTATCATATTTACCGGGAATCAGCATTGGAAGGTGTAAGTGATTTTAAGAAAAAGTGCGACGTCGATAAAGGTAGACTAGAAATAAAAGAGAGAACAAATAAAAAATATTTAAGTGTTCATAGACCGAAATTAACGCTGTCAATGATTATGAAAAATGAAGCAAATCGCTATCTGGAAAAAGTGCTGGAAGAACACAGGCACTATATAGATGAAGCTGTCATTATTGATGACGGCAGTACGGACAACAGTGTCGATCTTTGCCGAAAGATACTTCGGGGGATTCCGTATCAGATCATTCAGAACCCGGTATCAAGATTTCAAAATGAAGTGGAACTTAGAAAACAGCAGTGGGAAGAAACGGTCCGGACAAATCCGGAATGGATCCTAAACCTGGATGCAGACGAAATGTTCGAACGTAAATTTAAGGAGAAAGTCCAGGATTTAATCTGTAATCCTGATGTGGACCTTTATTTTTTCCGTTTATATGATTTCTGGGATGACAATCATTACAGGGAAGATAAGTACTGGCAAGCCCATTCCATTTATCGGCCTTTCTTGATCAGGTACAGGCCGGATTTTCAAGCCGAGTGGAATGAAATCCCCCTGCACTGCGGGAGGTTTCCCAAAAATATTACAATGCTTTCCTATGCTTTAGGCGATCTGAGGATCAAACATCTGGGCTGGGCGGACCCGAAAGACCGTTTGGCGAAGTACCTGCGGTATTTGCAGCTTGATCCTGAATCGCGTTATGGCTGGAAAGAACAGTATGAGTCTATCCTTGACCCGAACCCCAGACTGGTCGAATGGGAAGACAGTCCATTGCGCTAG
- a CDS encoding glycosyltransferase family 2 protein, with amino-acid sequence MVTISLCMIVKNEEKTLGRCLESVRDIPDEMIIVDTGSTDQTKMIAARYQAKVYDFAWIDDFAAARNFSFAQATQDYILWLDADDVLLEDDGNKLRQLKETLNPQVDIVMMRYNLGVDDKGNAVCTFFRERLLKRSMNYTWQDPIHEYIKIEGNIINSDICVTHKKVERKTARNLEIFEKIISEGRILSDRNCFYYARELYINSRIDEAIQYYDKFLDTEGGLLSNYIDASIDMSNCYLSKNDRINALKALLRSMEHDLPRAEVCCQIGHLYKTAEDYPKAIFWYELAATIKKPEESWGSVVHDCYGYIPCMELCACYFKSGNLAEAIRYNKKAGEYKPDDKLVLHNQKYFETLLGSVVSKN; translated from the coding sequence ATGGTCACAATTAGCCTGTGCATGATTGTAAAAAATGAGGAAAAGACGCTCGGAAGATGCCTTGAAAGTGTCAGAGATATACCCGATGAAATGATTATTGTGGATACTGGTTCGACGGACCAAACCAAAATGATTGCTGCCCGTTATCAAGCCAAGGTCTATGATTTTGCGTGGATAGATGATTTTGCAGCAGCCAGGAATTTTTCTTTTGCCCAAGCTACCCAGGACTATATTCTCTGGCTGGATGCGGATGATGTGCTGCTGGAGGATGACGGAAATAAGCTCCGGCAGCTGAAAGAGACCCTGAATCCGCAAGTGGATATTGTGATGATGAGATACAACCTTGGCGTTGATGATAAAGGGAATGCTGTCTGTACTTTTTTTCGGGAAAGACTCCTGAAAAGGTCGATGAATTATACTTGGCAAGACCCGATTCACGAATATATAAAAATTGAAGGAAACATTATCAACTCGGACATTTGTGTGACCCATAAAAAAGTTGAACGGAAGACCGCAAGAAATCTGGAGATCTTTGAAAAGATTATTTCCGAAGGCCGGATCTTAAGCGACAGAAATTGTTTTTATTACGCACGGGAGCTTTATATTAACAGCAGAATTGACGAAGCCATTCAATACTACGACAAATTCCTCGATACCGAGGGAGGGCTTTTATCTAATTATATTGATGCCAGCATCGATATGAGCAACTGCTATTTGAGCAAAAATGACCGGATAAATGCGCTTAAAGCGTTGCTGCGAAGTATGGAGCACGATCTTCCCAGGGCGGAAGTCTGCTGCCAGATCGGTCATTTGTATAAAACTGCGGAGGATTATCCCAAAGCAATATTCTGGTATGAGCTGGCAGCCACGATAAAAAAGCCGGAAGAAAGCTGGGGGTCTGTCGTCCATGATTGTTACGGTTATATTCCGTGTATGGAGCTTTGCGCCTGTTACTTCAAATCCGGTAACTTGGCGGAGGCCATCCGCTATAACAAGAAGGCCGGTGAGTATAAGCCGGATGACAAGCTGGTTCTGCATAATCAAAAATATTTTGAAACTTTACTGGGTAGCGTCGTCAGTAAAAATTAA
- a CDS encoding DNRLRE domain-containing protein, with amino-acid sequence MIELIHTFYAAADAYITSLTPTANNGKTGTMYTGLDPYSGSIYRNLLKFDLAMLEPNITIQKAVLRLYLTTRYQAGAPQQLDIYRLTNAFEETAVTWDNAPGSILTPDYTLVDDNNPNGYIDITMTDLVKDWYITPAANYGIMLQTTELTNSLLAFRTREYAESAMWPMLIIEYSLTHTVIYTSPVIGDFSYLSTSFVLEGHALETAYTITYESSAPTAGLAIVEQSQDDDTWAQSSSISLDPGETRTMNVSTPMVYERLSFVNAASAAMTDTVGSTIDVNSNINNSNETALRYESSNTLLPIDPDTGVMTLAVADTTTIIITAKYLDNFNYFSFEVIAAP; translated from the coding sequence GTGATAGAATTGATTCACACATTTTACGCGGCAGCCGATGCCTATATAACCAGTCTTACTCCAACGGCAAATAATGGAAAGACAGGTACAATGTATACAGGCCTGGATCCGTATTCCGGTTCAATCTACAGAAACTTGCTAAAGTTTGACCTCGCCATGCTTGAACCCAATATTACCATCCAGAAAGCGGTACTCCGGCTTTATCTGACTACCCGTTATCAAGCAGGCGCGCCGCAGCAGCTGGATATTTATCGTTTAACCAATGCCTTTGAAGAAACTGCTGTAACCTGGGATAATGCTCCCGGATCCATTTTAACTCCTGATTATACGCTGGTTGATGATAACAACCCTAATGGCTATATCGATATCACCATGACCGATCTGGTGAAAGACTGGTATATTACACCCGCCGCCAATTATGGCATTATGCTTCAAACTACAGAGCTTACAAATTCCCTTTTGGCTTTCAGGACAAGAGAATATGCCGAAAGTGCCATGTGGCCTATGCTGATTATCGAGTATTCCCTGACCCATACCGTCATTTACACCAGTCCTGTCATCGGTGACTTCTCCTATTTATCCACAAGCTTTGTTTTAGAAGGGCATGCCTTAGAAACAGCTTATACAATCACCTATGAGTCATCGGCCCCCACAGCAGGTCTTGCTATCGTGGAGCAAAGCCAGGATGATGATACTTGGGCCCAGTCATCCTCTATTAGTTTGGACCCTGGAGAGACCAGAACAATGAATGTTTCTACACCTATGGTCTATGAAAGGCTGTCATTTGTAAATGCTGCAAGCGCCGCTATGACGGATACCGTCGGCAGTACAATTGATGTCAATAGCAATATTAATAATTCCAATGAAACTGCTTTACGTTACGAATCATCGAATACGCTTCTTCCTATTGACCCTGATACCGGGGTCATGACGCTAGCAGTTGCGGATACGACGACAATTATCATAACCGCCAAATACCTCGATAACTTCAACTACTTTAGCTTTGAAGTAATTGCAGCCCCTTGA
- a CDS encoding tetratricopeptide repeat-containing glycosyltransferase family 2 protein, whose translation MITISLCMIVRDEELTLERCLTGIRDIVDEIIIVDTGSVDRTKEIAAEFTTKIFDFTWIDDFAAARNYSFSMAQMDYILWLDADDVILEEDRQLLMELKLEIPLFFDVVMMKYNVGRDEKGHETDTFYRERLVNRSAGFKWCNPIHECIEFSGNILHTEICITHCKERGTSDRNLKILEKLIRQSSKINARDLYYYARELYINSRYEEAAEQYKRYLDSENMFENYAILACLDLADCYHRAQEWEKALRILIRSFEYGSMRAETLCYIGNLYLEKEEYPKAIGWYELALTLKKPDISWNTVLYDFWGFIPSIQLCYCYYRIGDMEEAQKYNEKAAQYKPDNPGVVFNRKLFSSLGYQGAAITSKLK comes from the coding sequence ATGATTACGATCAGTTTATGTATGATTGTCCGGGATGAGGAACTGACACTGGAAAGATGTCTGACGGGGATTAGGGACATTGTCGATGAGATTATCATTGTGGATACCGGTTCTGTTGACCGAACCAAGGAAATTGCAGCAGAATTCACCACAAAGATTTTTGATTTTACGTGGATTGATGATTTTGCTGCGGCCAGGAACTATTCTTTTTCCATGGCTCAGATGGACTATATCCTGTGGCTGGATGCTGATGATGTAATTTTGGAAGAGGACCGTCAACTTCTTATGGAATTGAAGCTGGAAATACCGCTGTTCTTTGATGTTGTGATGATGAAATACAATGTTGGCAGGGATGAAAAGGGGCATGAGACCGACACCTTTTACAGGGAACGGCTGGTTAACAGAAGTGCCGGTTTCAAATGGTGCAATCCAATTCATGAGTGTATTGAGTTCAGCGGCAATATTCTTCATACTGAAATCTGCATTACGCATTGTAAAGAACGCGGTACAAGCGACCGAAACTTAAAGATCTTGGAAAAACTCATAAGACAAAGCAGCAAAATCAACGCCAGGGACCTGTACTATTATGCGAGGGAACTGTATATCAACAGCCGCTATGAGGAGGCCGCTGAGCAATACAAGCGCTATTTGGACAGTGAAAATATGTTTGAAAACTATGCGATACTGGCTTGTCTGGACCTTGCCGATTGCTATCATCGGGCTCAGGAATGGGAAAAAGCGCTCCGGATATTGATCCGGAGTTTCGAATACGGCAGTATGCGCGCCGAGACACTGTGCTATATCGGAAACTTATATTTGGAAAAAGAAGAATACCCGAAGGCAATCGGCTGGTACGAGTTGGCGCTTACCCTCAAAAAGCCTGACATCAGCTGGAATACCGTCCTGTATGATTTCTGGGGTTTTATCCCGAGCATTCAGCTATGTTACTGTTATTACAGGATCGGGGATATGGAAGAAGCACAAAAATACAATGAAAAAGCGGCTCAATACAAACCGGATAATCCGGGAGTCGTATTCAACCGCAAGTTATTTAGTAGTCTTGGCTATCAAGGGGCTGCAATTACTTCAAAGCTAAAGTAG
- the fliB gene encoding flagellin lysine-N-methylase, whose translation MNINRDEVHSMTEAKRKVLSPSYLKTFNCIASACENSCCIGFNIRIDPETFSKYKVENDPVIRKLFEENIYIIRSSTAKQDYITINPTKDYRCPFLTEEKLCFLQCRKGEQYLSEICASFPCIGNIFNGVLEKSATLACPEAARLALLQTEAMDLIEVEEPDDTRNFVYNLLNTEDEIFQNKPAKHLSELREFTWSILKDRRYHLDDRVVFLGAFMEEVDRLEKVSAVDRIPDLILSYTALFTDASAMKDITTIPVSPVPRISLFLPPAIRVILPSIESDRYLRCFSKFLEGIRFYASTSYTQVGKCYEEAYQRYYSPFMREHDYILENYLLNYVFIKLFPYDLNGNSVYYSYLLLAVNYALLKMQLVGISAYQQELTVDTAIMVIQSYTKAVEHKYPILHNLIQALKQNHLDSLAHITVFVKD comes from the coding sequence ATGAATATAAACCGCGATGAGGTGCATTCCATGACCGAAGCAAAAAGAAAGGTTTTGTCCCCTTCCTATCTGAAAACCTTCAACTGTATTGCCTCAGCCTGTGAAAATTCTTGCTGCATAGGGTTTAACATTCGAATCGATCCTGAAACCTTCAGTAAATACAAGGTGGAAAATGATCCGGTAATCCGCAAGTTATTTGAAGAAAATATTTATATCATCCGCAGTTCGACAGCAAAACAGGATTATATCACCATCAATCCAACCAAAGATTATCGTTGTCCTTTCCTCACGGAAGAAAAACTGTGCTTCCTGCAATGCCGGAAAGGAGAACAGTACTTATCCGAGATCTGTGCTTCCTTTCCGTGTATCGGCAATATTTTTAACGGTGTCCTGGAAAAATCAGCGACTCTAGCTTGTCCGGAGGCGGCGCGTCTGGCTCTGTTACAGACTGAGGCGATGGATTTAATCGAAGTTGAAGAGCCCGATGATACCCGAAATTTTGTTTACAATTTGCTGAACACCGAAGACGAAATATTTCAGAATAAACCTGCGAAGCACCTGTCTGAACTCAGAGAATTCACTTGGAGCATCCTGAAAGACAGAAGATACCATTTAGATGACAGAGTTGTCTTTCTTGGGGCCTTTATGGAAGAGGTTGACCGGCTGGAAAAAGTGTCTGCTGTTGATAGAATCCCGGATCTCATTTTGAGCTACACAGCTCTTTTTACAGATGCTTCAGCAATGAAGGATATAACAACCATTCCTGTTTCTCCGGTCCCACGTATTTCCCTGTTTCTACCTCCTGCGATCCGTGTGATTCTTCCCTCGATTGAATCAGACCGGTATCTACGTTGTTTCAGTAAATTCTTAGAAGGAATTCGTTTTTATGCCTCAACAAGTTATACCCAAGTTGGTAAATGCTATGAAGAAGCCTACCAAAGGTATTACTCCCCTTTTATGCGTGAACATGACTATATCCTGGAAAACTACCTCTTAAATTACGTTTTTATAAAGCTGTTCCCTTATGACTTGAATGGGAATTCAGTTTATTACAGTTACTTGCTTCTGGCAGTCAATTATGCCTTGCTCAAAATGCAGCTCGTTGGAATATCGGCTTATCAGCAGGAACTGACCGTTGATACTGCCATCATGGTGATTCAATCCTATACAAAGGCTGTCGAACATAAATACCCGATTCTCCATAACCTGATTCAAGCGCTGAAACAAAACCATTTGGATTCTCTCGCCCATATCACAGTTTTCGTCAAGGATTAA
- a CDS encoding glycosyltransferase: MIPPFISYITFNRLGLTARNLDSILDSSEEFEMHIIDSNSRDDTWEYLRSLQDPRIQSVTRLPLNCGPIYPLNLNLSRRKPEQYFFTIDSDVFMISKKWISRFMEVFETFPEAGLLGVKRGRPYPLYYPPVIPRVKDNIHYLQLENGHIDAPLDFVPGCCQALRPELINQIGYWNEECCYGDSELSARICCYTDLKAGFIDTVEIEMTQSINCAECQAERWCSLNHPIDTCFDIWRRHYINRAAAAKFRPNFLKVFQELKQGKRSAYSASMSDPESTQKNLYHQNWAMENIRYYIQNSN; the protein is encoded by the coding sequence ATGATTCCACCTTTCATCAGTTATATTACATTTAACCGCTTAGGCCTGACCGCGAGAAATCTTGATTCGATCCTTGATTCTTCAGAAGAATTTGAAATGCACATCATCGACAGCAATTCCAGGGATGATACCTGGGAATATTTAAGATCCCTTCAGGACCCGCGCATTCAATCAGTAACCAGGCTTCCTCTAAACTGCGGACCCATTTATCCCCTGAACTTGAATCTTTCCAGAAGAAAACCGGAACAATATTTTTTTACCATTGACAGTGATGTTTTTATGATCAGCAAGAAATGGATCTCACGTTTTATGGAGGTTTTTGAGACGTTTCCTGAGGCAGGTCTTCTGGGCGTTAAAAGAGGAAGACCTTACCCTCTGTATTACCCTCCGGTTATTCCCAGAGTTAAAGACAATATTCATTATTTACAATTAGAAAACGGTCATATTGACGCTCCGCTCGACTTTGTTCCAGGCTGCTGCCAAGCGTTAAGACCGGAATTAATCAATCAGATCGGTTATTGGAACGAAGAATGCTGTTATGGTGATTCCGAACTATCTGCGCGGATCTGTTGTTATACTGATTTGAAGGCAGGTTTTATCGATACCGTTGAAATTGAGATGACGCAGTCCATTAACTGCGCCGAATGTCAGGCTGAAAGATGGTGCAGCTTGAATCATCCGATAGACACCTGTTTCGATATCTGGCGCAGACATTATATTAATAGAGCTGCCGCCGCAAAATTCCGGCCAAACTTTCTCAAGGTATTCCAGGAACTTAAGCAAGGAAAAAGGTCAGCCTATTCAGCCTCAATGTCCGATCCCGAGTCAACCCAAAAAAACCTGTATCATCAAAACTGGGCAATGGAAAATATCAGATATTATATTCAAAATTCCAATTAA